In the genome of bacterium, the window TTGGACGGGGCCGCGTTGTAATTCCGGACGATGAAGCCCTCGACGAACGGTTTCCAGGATTCGACGTCCTCCGGATTCACGCCGTAGTTGCCGATCTCCGGGTAGGTCATGACGACCATCTGCCCCTTGTAGGAGGGATCGGTGAGGATCTCCTGATAGCCCGAGAGGCTCGTGTTGAACACGACCTCCCCGATCCTCTCGCCCGGGGCCCCGAAGGACCGGCCCTCGAAGACCGTCCCGTCTTCAAGAATTAAAATGGCCTTCATCGTAAACGACCTTTCCTCCGACGATCGTGTAGTGCACGCGCCCCCTCACCGGCCAGCCGTCAAACGGCGTGTTGCGGCTCTTCGAGCGGAAACGGGAGGCGTCGATCTTTCCCTTGGCCCCGGGGTCGAAGACCGTGATGTCCGCGTCCGATCCGGGCTTGAGGGTCCCCCGCCCCTTGAATCCGGCGATCTTGGCGGGCCCGGCCGAGAGCAGGCGGATCACGTCCGGCAGGCGAAGCACCTTGTCCTCCACCAGCCTGAGGCACAAGGGCAAGGCGGTTTCCAGACCCACCAGCCCGTGCGCCGCCTTGACGAATTCGACCTCCTTCTCGAACGAGGCGTGCGGCGCGTGGTCGGTCGCCACGGCGTCGACCACGCCCTCCTTCAATCCTTTTCTGAGGGCCGCGACGTCCTCGGCGGACCGAAGCGGAGGCCGCACCGAGGCCTCGGTCCGGTAGCCGCGCACCGCCTCGTCCGTCAGCATCAGGTGGTGCGGCGTCACCTCGCAGGTGACGGCCACGCCCCTCTTTTTGGCGGCGCGCACGAGATCGAGGCTGCCCCGCGTCGACAGATGCGCGATGTGCAGCCGCGCCCGCGTCAGTTCCGCGAGGGCGATGTCCCGCGCCA includes:
- a CDS encoding carbamoyl-phosphate synthase domain-containing protein: MKAILILEDGTVFEGRSFGAPGERIGEVVFNTSLSGYQEILTDPSYKGQMVVMTYPEIGNYGVNPEDVESWKPFVEGFIVRNYNAAPSNFRSREPLHSYLKRNKIVAIEGVDTRALTRHLRDHGSKTGILST
- a CDS encoding dihydroorotase, whose amino-acid sequence is MKILIKNGRVVDPAERRDGVFDVLCVDGKVAKVGKGLPAEGVDRMVDARGWVVAPGFIDLHTHLREPGYEYKEDLKSGTEAAAAGGFTTVLCMANTQPVNDNAVITEFIVRKAREVGVVRVVPVGAISKGLEGKTLADIGQMADAGIIGVSDDGRCVMDSALMRKALQYARGFNLLVISHAEDENLSGPGSINEGATATELGLPGSPNAAEEIIVARDIALAELTRARLHIAHLSTRGSLDLVRAAKKRGVAVTCEVTPHHLMLTDEAVRGYRTEASVRPPLRSAEDVAALRKGLKEGVVDAVATDHAPHASFEKEVEFVKAAHGLVGLETALPLCLRLVEDKVLRLPDVIRLLSAGPAKIAGFKGRGTLKPGSDADITVFDPGAKGKIDASRFRSKSRNTPFDGWPVRGRVHYTIVGGKVVYDEGHFNS